The following are from one region of the Coffea eugenioides isolate CCC68of chromosome 2, Ceug_1.0, whole genome shotgun sequence genome:
- the LOC113763903 gene encoding PHD finger protein ALFIN-LIKE 1-like, producing the protein MAATHSNPRTVEEIFKDFSARRDAVIRALTTDVDQFYSDCDPEKENLCLYGYPNDSWEVALPAEEVPPEVPEPALGINFARDGMQRRDWLSLVAMHTDTWLLSVAFYFGARLNRNERKRLFSLMNDLPTVFEVITERKPLKDKHGVDSGSKSRSGTKRSSDGHAKGNPRLQDGSYVEEDEDEHGETLCGSCGGNYNADEFWICCDICERWFHGKCVKITPAKAEHIKQYKCPSCSTKKGRP; encoded by the exons ATGGCTGCCACCCATTCCAATCCCCGAACTGTTGAAGAGATTTTCAAGGACTTCTCCGCTCGTCGTGACGCCGTCATCCGTGCCCTCACCACTG ATGTTGACCAATTTTACTCCGACTGCGATCCCG AGAAAGAGAATTTATGTTTGTATGGATACCCCAACGACAGCTGGGAGGTAGCATTACCGGCGGAGGAAGTCCCACCGGAGGTGCCCGAGCCGGCATTAGGGATCAATTTCGCCAGGGATGGTATGCAACGCAGAGACTGGTTGTCTTTGGTGGCCATGCACACTGATACTTGGTTGCTCTCTGTTGCTTTCTACTTTGGTGCTCGTCTTAATCGGAACGAAAG GAAGCGTCTCTTTAGCTTGATGAATGATCTCCCGACTGTCTTTGAAGTCATAACAGAGAGGAAGCCGTTAAAGGACAAGCATGGTGTTGATAGTGGGAGTAAATCTAGGAGCGGCACAAAG AGATCAAGTGATGGGCAtgcaaaaggaaatccaaggctACAGGATGGAAGTTATGTGGAGGAGGATGAAGATGAACATGGTGAAACTCTTTGTGGAAGCTGTGGAGGAAATTACAATGCTGATGAGTTCTGGATTTGCTGTGACATCTGCGAGAGGTGGTTCCATGGGAAATGTGTAAAGATTACACCTGCTAAAGCAGAACATATAAAGCAGTATAAGTGCCCTTCTTGCAGCACCAAAAAGGGTAGGCCATAG
- the LOC113762686 gene encoding protein SMAX1-LIKE 6-like, with product MPTPVDTARQCFTEEAEQALDEAVAVARRRGHAQTTSLHLVSSLLSRPSSALREACSRTRNNAYSTRVQFKALELCLGVSLDRLPSTPNPVQEPPISNSLMAAIKRSQANQRRQPENFHLYHPHQQQNQLSSSPSSITVVKVELRNLILSILDDPVVSRVFGESGFRSCEIKLAILRPLHRQMFRYPKYKGPPVFLCNLGGGDDELGSRAFSFPFVGFSGVLDGEENCVRRIAEVMVPRDNIKGRRNPLLVGACAYDALRTFFETLQRRRGSGILPLELFGVGVVCLENEILRFVSGTCEESFLKLRFREVDKMVENCVGAGVVVNFGDLRAMAKEDAPVDVLRLVISELTRLVEIHGDKVWLIGAAARYETYSKLLNMFPCVDKDLGLQLLPITTLRLSAAESCPRSSLMESFVPFGGLFSSPSEMNVSLRSLDHGASCCHLCNEKCDEDVNVLSNGGVTTSVAEHCPSNKPSWLRMTDFTTHSGLDVVKAKDDRVLSSTKIAGPHRNSDNMFQPLQCSQPSPKASSCQLGTQFTSVFGYQIPEDGKTTAKDDPSSPASTSSTQSDSKNIASFMSTDVQHFSTTKLSSPTNVNFLSKYSASESASKVIEDNGHSPPFSSTSCTAQDSLASPASVTSLTVDLNLGISSSSASTELEKPTNSGCVDIVQNCSSSLSANPESRNIWSNNTRSSSCSHPDTTGQLDGVDYQDLYTALAKRIGRQEEALKIISHTIACCKATTERHHRENCGDIWLNFVGPDRLAQKELAIALSEILHGSREHLIHVDLSFPDEMIHANATIDLQVWSDLTDVYRGKNVVDYIAGKLFKKPFSVLLLENVDKADLLVQSSLSKALKTGRFSDSHGREFGIGNAIFLTTSESADGDKTINAGKAGYFEEDMSKMKGLPIQMLIGFDLGDYETSHNTDMLDRTSKGSSNRIFMNKRKLIGNTGFVERQGSLEMAKRAHRASNTQHLDLNVPAEEGEICDGISGSDSIPESSTTWLEDFLGQVDAVVAFKAFDFDAVAQKILEDISECFQKVVHSECSLEIDSRVMMQMVAAACLGDKRKVEDWVQRVLGQGFEEAQEKYSLTARSTVKLVLREGVFPEERTPAEFLPSTIILN from the exons ATGCCGACGCCGGTGGACACGGCCAGGCAATGCTTCACAGAAGAAGCGGAGCAAGCTCTGGACGAGGCGGTGGCCGTGGCACGTCGCCGTGGCCACGCCCAAACCACCTCTCTCCACCTTGTCTCGTCTCTCCTTTCACGTCCCTCCTCGGCTCTGCGGGAGGCTTGTTCTCGTACCCGGAACAACGCCTATTCCACTCGCGTTCAATTCAAGGCTTTGGAGCTCTGCCTTGGCGTTTCCTTGGACCGCCTGCCTTCCACCCCCAACCCCGTCCAGGAGCCTCCCATTTCCAACTCTCTCATGGCCGCTATTAAGAGGTCTCAGGCTAACCAGAGAAGGCAGCCTGAGAATTTCCATCTTTATCACCCTCATCAGCAGCAAAACCAGTTGTCTTCTTCTCCGTCCTCCATCACTGTAGTGAAAGTTGAGCTTCGGAACCTGATTCTGTCCATTCTTGACGACCCAGTAGTGAGTAGAGTCTTCGGGGAGTCGGGGTTCAGGAGTTGCGAGATTAAACTAGCTATACTCAGGCCACTTCATCGTCAGATGTTTCGATACCCCAAATACAAAGGGCCACCCGTGTTTTTGTGTAATTTAGGCGGCGGCGATGATGAGCTGGGGAGTCGAGCTTTTAGCTTTCCGTTTGTGGGTTTTTCTGGGGTTTTAGATGGAGAGGAGAACTGTGTTAGGAGAATTGCGGAAGTTATGGTACCGAGGGATAATATCAAAGGGAGGAGGAATCCTCTGCTTGTTGGCGCATGTGCTTATGACGCTTTGAGGACTTTCTTCGAAACGCTGCAGAGGAGGCGGGGCTCAGGTATTCTTCCACTGGAGCTATTTGGTGTGGGCGTAGTTTGTCTGGAGAATGAGATTTTGAGGTTCGTCAGTGGCACGTGTGAAGAGAGTTTTTTGAAGTTGAGGTTTCGGGAGGTTGATAAAATGGTGGAAAATTGTGTCGGAGCAGGGGTGGTGGTGAATTTTGGTGATTTAAGGGCAATGGCTAAGGAGGACGCGCCAGTTGATGTTCTGAGGCTTGTGATTAGCGAATTGACGAGGCTGGTGGAGATTCATGGAGACAAAGTATGGTTGATTGGAGCGGCCGCGAGGTACGAGACGTATTCGAAGCTTTTGAATATGTTTCCCTGCGTTGACAAGGATTTGGGCCTGCAGCTTTTGCCTATTACTACTCTGAGACTGTCTGCGGCAGAGTCATGCCCAAGATCCAG CTTGATGGAGTCTTTTGTTCCGTTTGGTGGTCTCTTTTCTTCACCTTCTGAGATGAACGTCTCATTACGTAGCTTGGACCATGGTGCATCGTGCTGCCACCTCTGCAATGAGAAGTGTGATGAAGACGTTAATGTTCTTTCAAATGGAGGGGTCACAACTTCAGTTGCAGAACATTGTCCATCCAATAAACCTTCTTGGTTGCGGATGACTGATTTCACCACACACAGTGGCTTGGACGTTGTGAAG GCCAAAGATGATAGAGTGTTATCGAGTACTAAAATTGCAGGACCGCACAGGAATTCAGACAATATGTTTCAGCCTCTTCAGTGTAGCCAACCATCTCCTAAGGCAAGTAGTTGTCAATTGGGAACTCAATTTACGTCTGTCTTTGGGTATCAAATTCCTGAAGATGGGAAAACGACTGCCAAGGATGACCCCAGCAGCCCTGCAAGTACATCTTCAACTCAAAGTGATAGTAAGAATATAGCTTCATTCATGTCAACGGATGTACAGCATTTTTCTACAACAAAGCTAAGCAGTCCAACAAATGTGAACTTTCTATCCAAATATAGTGCAAGTGAAAGCGCCTCAAAAGTGATAGAGGACAATGGTCACAGTCCTCCTTTCAGTTCTACCAGTTGTACTGCTCAAGACAGCCTCGCTTCTCCAGCCTCTGTTACTTCATTAACTGTAGATCTGAATTTGGGGATCAGCAGCTCTTCTGCAAGCACAGAACTGGAGAAACCTACAAATAGTGGTTGCGTGGATATAGTGCAGAATTGCTCCTCCTCCTTGTCTGCAAATCCTGAGAGCAGAAATATCTGGAGCAACAACACTAGATCTTCATCTTGCTCCCATCCTGATACCACTGGCCAACTTGATGGAGTAGATTATCAGGATCTCTATACAGCTCTAGCCAAAAGGATTGGTAGGCAAGAAGAAGCTCTAAAAATTATTAGCCACACAATTGCTTGTTGCAAAGCAACCACTGAACGGCACCACAGGGAAAACTGTGGAGATATATGGCTTAATTTTGTTGGACCAGATAGGTTAGCCCAGAAGGAACTTGCCATTGCGCTCTCTGAAATATTGCATGGAAGCAGAGAACACCTAATCCATGTGGACCTAAGTTTCCCAGATGAGATGATCCATGCAAATGCTACCATTGATCTACAGGTGTGGAGTGATCTTACTGATGTTTACCGTGGAAAAAACGTTGTTGATTATATTGCTGGGAAACTATTCAAGAAACCTTTTTCTGTTTTGCTACTTGAAAATGTTGACAAAGCTGATTTGCTTGTTCAAAGTAGCTTGTCCAAAGCCCTGAAAACTGGTAGGTTCTCAGACTCGCATGGAAGAGAATTTGGCATTGGCAATGCCATATTTTTGACAACCTCAGAGTCTGCAGATGGTGATAAAACCATAAATGCTGGAAAAGCTGGCTATTTTGAGGAAGACATGTCAAAAATGAAGGGATTGCCTATCCAAATGTTGATAGGATTTGATCTTGGTGACTATGAGACGAGCCACAACACAGATATGTTGGATAGAACCAGTAAAGGCAGTTCTAACCGGATCTTCATGAACAAAAGAAAGCTTATTGGTAATACAGGCTTTGTAGAACGACAGGGCAGTTTGGAGATGGCAAAGAGAGCCCATAGGGCTTCAAATACACAGCATTTAGATTTGAACGTTCCTGCCGAAGAGGGTGAAATATGCGACGGTATCTCAGGCAGTGACTCAATTCCAGAAAGCTCCACAACATGGCTGGAAGATTTCTTGGGACAAGTAGATGCAGTTGTGGCTTTTAAGGCATTTGATTTTGACGCAGTTGCTCAGAAAATACTCGAGGACATAAGCGAGTGCTTTCAGAAAGTTGTTCACTCAGAATGTTCTCTGGAGATTGATTCCAGAGTGATGATGCAGATGGTTGCAGCTGCATGCTTAGGGGACAAGAGGAAAGTGGAGGATTGGGTCCAACGCGTTCTTGGCCAAGGATTTGAAGAAGCTCAGGAGAAGTATAGCCTAACTGCTCGTTCCACTGTAAAACTTGTTCTCCGCGAAGGTGTTTTTCCCGAAGAACGAACGCCAGCAGAATTCCTTCCTTCTACAATCATATTGAACTGA